In Synechococcus sp. Nb3U1, one DNA window encodes the following:
- the rsgA gene encoding ribosome small subunit-dependent GTPase A, which yields MNFPTPVHSEGEVSADNTYIGWVRAAQANFYRVWLDPALAGFFPEIQAHLPAQKPIPVEILCTRRAKLKKTGQQVMVGDWVEVSLPPSASDLWPERGVIESILPRRTQLHRPAIANLTQALVVVALAEPDPDPHLINRLLVQAEASQLRVQVILNKADGVDPSVAVFWINRLQSWGYAPLLVSARTRLGILALLDRCRQHISVVMGPSGVGKSSLLNEVLPDAQLATQAVSGRLRQGRHTTRHVELFPLPEGGWIADSPGFNALEGIPQRKGVELIQCFPEVRERVGNCQFRDCLHDQEPGCRVRDPQWERYSLYLQLLQEAQEFQHRGSGSIPGSVQGHQEPGYGSGSDKKIPPRHRQLSRRQIRQTFHSQKLDSLGSER from the coding sequence ATGAACTTTCCAACACCTGTTCACTCGGAGGGTGAGGTTTCCGCCGACAACACGTACATCGGTTGGGTACGAGCGGCGCAGGCCAATTTTTATCGAGTGTGGCTTGATCCAGCTCTGGCTGGGTTTTTCCCCGAGATCCAAGCCCATCTTCCAGCCCAAAAGCCCATCCCTGTGGAAATTCTCTGTACCCGTCGGGCCAAATTAAAAAAAACTGGGCAGCAGGTGATGGTGGGGGACTGGGTGGAGGTAAGCCTGCCCCCAAGTGCTTCGGATCTCTGGCCAGAACGAGGGGTGATCGAGTCGATCCTGCCGCGACGGACTCAGCTGCATCGACCGGCTATTGCTAACTTGACCCAAGCCTTGGTGGTGGTGGCTCTAGCGGAGCCTGATCCCGATCCCCACCTAATTAATCGTTTGCTGGTACAGGCGGAAGCTAGCCAGTTACGAGTGCAGGTGATTCTCAACAAAGCCGATGGTGTGGATCCCTCTGTGGCTGTGTTTTGGATAAATCGGTTGCAGAGTTGGGGATATGCTCCCTTGCTGGTCAGTGCCCGGACTCGACTAGGGATCCTGGCGCTGTTGGATAGGTGTCGGCAGCACATCTCGGTGGTGATGGGCCCTTCTGGGGTGGGTAAATCCAGTCTGCTGAATGAGGTGTTGCCGGATGCTCAGTTGGCAACTCAGGCTGTTTCTGGGCGGTTGCGTCAGGGTCGTCATACCACCCGTCATGTGGAGCTGTTTCCGCTGCCGGAGGGGGGCTGGATCGCCGATTCTCCAGGCTTTAATGCCCTAGAAGGGATCCCGCAGCGCAAGGGGGTGGAGTTAATTCAATGCTTCCCAGAGGTGAGAGAGCGAGTTGGTAACTGTCAGTTTCGAGATTGTTTGCACGATCAAGAGCCGGGCTGTAGGGTTCGGGATCCACAATGGGAACGGTATTCACTGTATCTACAACTTTTGCAAGAAGCTCAAGAATTCCAACATCGGGGATCAGGCTCCATACCAGGATCTGTACAAGGCCATCAGGAACCTGGATACGGTAGTGGCAGTGACAAAAAAATCCCTCCTCGGCATCGCCAGCTCTCTCGCCGCCAAATTCGCCAAACCTTCCATAGCCAAAAATTAGACTCTTTGGGGTCAGAAAGATGA
- the dnaK gene encoding molecular chaperone DnaK, translating to MGKVIGIDLGTTNSCVAVLEGGQPVVITNAEGGRTTPSIVGFAKNNARLVGQLAKRQAVTNAENTVFSVKRFIGRTFAETEAERMRVPYKVIPGRDNMVEVAIQDRAYTPQEISAMILQKLKADAEAYLGEPVTQAVITVPAYFTDAQRQATKDAGTIAGLEVLRIINEPTAASLAYGLDKQDQDLRILVFDLGGGTFDVSVLQLGSGVFEVRATAGNNHLGGDDFDQKIVDWLTREFMEMEGIDLSQDRMALQRMREAAEKAKIELSSTQATSINLPFITADDSGPKHLEVELTRGKFEELVRDLVEATAEPTEQALRDAGVSAESIDKVLLVGGSTRIPAIQDKIKQIFKGKAPDRSVNPDEAVALGAAIQAGVMGGEVKDLLLLDVIPLSIGVETLGGVFTRIIDRNTTVPTSKTQIFSTATDAQSVVEIHVLQGERAMARDNKTLGRFQLTGIPPAPRGVPQIEVSFDIDANGILKVSARERGTGIEQSVKITNNGGLSSTEIERMRREADAYAEEDQRRQQVVEARNQSDALLYNYDKTLEEHGNRLSETRIERGAQMAGALRALLADDNVDLATLRNAMEDLRVVLLEMGSEIYGAR from the coding sequence ATGGGCAAAGTCATCGGGATCGACCTGGGAACCACCAACAGTTGTGTGGCGGTTTTGGAAGGGGGCCAGCCTGTGGTCATCACCAATGCCGAAGGAGGTCGCACCACCCCCAGCATCGTCGGGTTTGCCAAGAATAACGCTCGCTTGGTGGGGCAACTGGCCAAGCGACAGGCAGTCACCAATGCCGAAAATACTGTATTCAGTGTCAAACGCTTCATCGGGCGCACCTTTGCTGAAACAGAGGCAGAGCGGATGCGGGTTCCCTATAAGGTGATCCCCGGCCGAGACAACATGGTGGAAGTGGCGATCCAGGATCGCGCCTATACTCCGCAGGAGATCTCCGCCATGATCCTGCAAAAGCTGAAGGCGGATGCCGAAGCGTACCTAGGAGAACCCGTCACCCAGGCGGTGATCACCGTTCCTGCCTACTTTACCGATGCTCAGCGACAGGCCACCAAAGATGCCGGCACCATTGCTGGCTTAGAGGTGCTACGCATCATCAATGAGCCGACGGCTGCCTCTCTGGCCTATGGGTTAGACAAGCAAGATCAAGATCTGCGCATTCTGGTTTTTGATTTAGGGGGGGGCACCTTCGATGTCTCCGTCTTGCAACTGGGCAGTGGAGTATTCGAGGTACGGGCGACTGCTGGCAACAACCACCTAGGGGGCGACGATTTCGACCAAAAAATTGTTGACTGGCTCACCCGCGAATTTATGGAAATGGAAGGGATCGACCTCTCCCAGGATCGCATGGCCCTGCAACGGATGCGGGAGGCTGCCGAGAAAGCCAAGATCGAGCTTTCCAGCACCCAAGCCACTTCAATCAACCTGCCTTTTATCACCGCCGACGACTCTGGCCCCAAGCACTTGGAAGTGGAATTGACCCGCGGAAAATTTGAGGAATTGGTGCGGGATCTGGTGGAAGCCACAGCCGAACCCACTGAGCAAGCCCTGAGAGATGCTGGGGTCTCTGCGGAAAGCATCGACAAAGTCTTGTTGGTGGGGGGATCCACCCGTATTCCCGCCATTCAAGACAAAATCAAACAAATCTTCAAAGGCAAAGCCCCGGATCGCTCGGTTAACCCTGACGAGGCAGTGGCCCTCGGAGCTGCGATCCAAGCGGGGGTGATGGGCGGAGAAGTGAAAGATCTGCTCTTGCTAGATGTGATCCCTCTCTCGATTGGTGTAGAAACCCTGGGGGGAGTATTCACCCGCATTATCGACCGCAACACCACCGTGCCCACCAGCAAAACCCAAATTTTCTCCACGGCTACGGATGCCCAAAGTGTGGTGGAGATCCACGTTTTGCAGGGGGAGCGAGCCATGGCCCGCGACAACAAAACCCTGGGTCGCTTTCAACTGACCGGGATCCCGCCTGCCCCTCGCGGTGTCCCTCAGATCGAGGTGTCTTTCGATATCGATGCCAACGGGATTTTGAAGGTCTCCGCCCGCGAAAGAGGAACCGGCATTGAGCAGAGTGTCAAGATCACCAACAACGGCGGCCTCAGCAGTACTGAGATCGAGCGGATGCGCCGGGAAGCTGACGCCTATGCCGAAGAAGATCAACGCCGACAGCAGGTGGTGGAAGCCCGCAACCAATCCGACGCCCTGCTCTACAATTACGACAAAACCCTTGAAGAACACGGCAACCGCCTCAGCGAAACCCGAATCGAACGGGGCGCCCAGATGGCGGGCGCATTGAGGGCATTGCTGGCAGATGATAACGTAGATTTAGCAACTTTACGGAATGCAATGGAAGATCTGCGGGTTGTCCTCCTGGAGATGGGTAGCGAGATCTATGGTGCTCGCTAA
- a CDS encoding sulfurtransferase TusA family protein: protein MTSETGFESSPAVKLVLDQRGIPCPLNYVRAKLRLERMAVGELLELWLDAGEPLEQVPSSLAMAGHQIEKQQAAPEGHHILWVRRGTPESA, encoded by the coding sequence GTGACTTCAGAGACTGGGTTTGAATCTTCTCCAGCGGTCAAGCTTGTCCTCGATCAACGAGGGATCCCTTGCCCATTGAATTATGTGCGGGCGAAGCTGCGGCTGGAACGGATGGCTGTGGGGGAGCTGCTAGAACTCTGGTTGGATGCCGGGGAACCCCTAGAGCAGGTGCCCAGTAGCTTGGCCATGGCTGGACATCAGATTGAGAAGCAACAGGCAGCCCCGGAAGGGCATCACATTCTCTGGGTACGTCGAGGCACCCCTGAGTCTGCATGA
- a CDS encoding DUF445 domain-containing protein: MALWIYIVPPLAGLVIGYFTNDIAIKMLFRPYRPYRVFGRRLPFTPGLIPQNQPRLAKQIANTIMGSLLTPEELHNLARKLLQTERMQAGIRWLLGVALDRLQNPEQQQQTAQVLARILADLFNESLPRLIKVLARQEEFLEGPINQLFDQVLLDLRLSREQAKQLSEWIWEQALPPKVLRQNLVDFLTDRNIESLDEEFRERATGSYWVVANLFGLKNALLRLRTYCLEDPEGAEAILEGLLKDISANRRLTEILQNLSLQNLPVSAVRQLRRTLRDGIQDYLRAQGPDLLQGLGMTIDWEKVASLVLGRLRNSKVLITSIDQISADLALVLERYLERDLESLMTQVIPVLNLDQVITDKVNATSPADLEQAIQQIVRQELQTIVNLGGILGLIVGCVQVLFLLL, from the coding sequence ATGGCCCTCTGGATCTACATTGTGCCCCCTCTGGCTGGGCTGGTGATTGGCTATTTCACCAATGACATTGCCATTAAAATGCTGTTTCGGCCCTACCGCCCTTATCGGGTTTTCGGTCGGCGCCTCCCATTCACCCCGGGTTTAATTCCACAGAATCAGCCCCGTCTGGCCAAGCAGATCGCCAACACAATCATGGGATCCCTGCTCACGCCGGAGGAACTGCACAACCTGGCCCGCAAACTGCTGCAAACCGAACGGATGCAGGCGGGGATCCGCTGGCTGCTGGGGGTGGCTCTGGATCGGCTGCAAAACCCGGAACAACAGCAGCAAACCGCTCAGGTCTTGGCCCGTATTTTGGCAGATCTGTTCAACGAGTCGTTACCGCGCTTGATCAAGGTGCTGGCTCGCCAGGAGGAATTTCTGGAGGGGCCGATCAACCAATTGTTCGACCAGGTGCTGCTGGATCTGCGCCTCAGCCGTGAGCAAGCCAAACAGCTCTCGGAGTGGATCTGGGAACAGGCGCTGCCCCCAAAAGTGTTGCGGCAAAACTTGGTGGACTTTCTTACCGACCGCAACATTGAGTCCCTAGATGAAGAGTTTCGAGAACGAGCGACGGGATCCTACTGGGTGGTGGCCAACTTGTTCGGCCTAAAAAATGCCCTGCTGCGATTGCGTACCTACTGTCTAGAAGATCCCGAGGGAGCCGAGGCCATTTTGGAGGGTCTACTGAAAGACATCAGCGCCAATCGCCGTCTGACGGAGATCTTGCAGAACCTCTCTTTACAAAATTTGCCAGTTTCCGCAGTGCGCCAGTTGCGCCGTACCCTACGGGACGGGATCCAAGATTACCTGCGGGCACAGGGGCCGGATTTGCTCCAGGGATTGGGCATGACGATCGACTGGGAAAAGGTAGCCAGTCTGGTGTTGGGGCGTCTACGTAACTCAAAGGTGCTGATCACCTCCATCGATCAGATCAGTGCTGACCTAGCTTTGGTGTTGGAACGCTACTTGGAACGGGATCTGGAATCGTTAATGACGCAGGTGATCCCAGTGTTGAATTTGGATCAAGTGATTACCGACAAGGTCAATGCCACCTCTCCCGCCGACTTGGAACAGGCCATTCAGCAGATCGTGCGTCAAGAGCTACAGACAATTGTCAACTTGGGAGGGATCCTCGGCTTGATCGTGGGCTGTGTACAGGTATTGTTTTTGCTCCTTTGA
- a CDS encoding serine/threonine protein kinase produces the protein MTSELTNCILGDRYLLQQEIGGGGMGSVFRALDLQNNRQEVAVKVLYAPMMVGRGDSQTDLNRRFVEEIRVSSLLGQHPRIIKVLDHGQQGEQAYLVMEYLKGQDLAKWIRSKGALPVRQAIRLALQACEGLYYAHTFQTQLDGREIRGVIHRDIKPSNLFIEQILQNGKPITQLKILDFGVAKTLADQTLSLGTQKGGGFIGTARYASPEQMRGKSLDARSDIYSFGVVLYEMLTGSMPFQLETDSLHSWIHAHCYETPIEINPNTTSQAIPPALAEVVMDCLKKNPDERPQTMRELGERLLQAYDLTVVTQVSPSQASTEILPTGSTTTPSPSSGSEWPRRTLGRTGRSTGSTAGGFEDIRDEDLDLIEDEPVFSPPTGPGIPYYITDRELLPSASPSQPLPVTEDSSASPDTKRTPSTVVQAGSSIPSPPPPPPAPPPSEPPPISDSPRTHRLPQPATKTVLQPSGNGLKWVMAGGSLGVVTLLAAFFLWPRPEVIEPEPTPTPVLTPTPTATPTPPPETTPTPEPTPEITPTPTPAPTPTPTPLAEYYQRLDLLANEAVTNRNCQPALDFIQRILQDYPDQQARLEEYRQQLVPRCTPTPPPLPQTPTPTPVVATPTPVPPPPPTPTPTPVPPTPVPPTPLPPTPTPTPTPIPTFTPLLPPTPPSTPTPAPTPVITPVTTPTPVPDLALGGQWVYEGGSFAWQGSTCRVNATSGVRETVSISHNGGQISITSPSLRERSGQFSNNQFSVTGRAGGVGTPNITWSGTVSADGRSIRGTASCGSASFPITLTRQG, from the coding sequence ATGACCTCAGAGCTAACCAACTGCATTTTGGGCGATCGCTATCTACTGCAACAGGAGATTGGTGGCGGTGGCATGGGATCCGTCTTTCGGGCCTTGGACTTACAAAACAACCGGCAAGAAGTCGCTGTAAAGGTCTTGTATGCTCCGATGATGGTGGGCCGAGGGGATTCTCAAACTGACTTGAACCGCCGTTTTGTCGAAGAGATCCGCGTCAGCTCTTTACTAGGACAGCACCCCCGCATCATCAAAGTTTTGGATCATGGCCAGCAGGGTGAGCAAGCCTATCTGGTCATGGAGTACCTGAAAGGGCAGGATCTGGCTAAGTGGATCCGATCCAAAGGGGCCTTACCGGTTCGACAAGCGATTCGGCTGGCCCTGCAAGCTTGTGAAGGTCTGTATTATGCCCATACCTTTCAAACCCAATTGGATGGCCGGGAAATTCGGGGGGTGATTCACCGCGACATCAAACCCAGCAACCTGTTTATTGAGCAAATTCTCCAAAACGGCAAACCCATCACCCAACTAAAAATCCTTGACTTTGGGGTAGCCAAAACCTTGGCGGATCAAACCCTCAGCCTTGGCACCCAAAAAGGAGGGGGGTTTATTGGTACTGCCCGCTATGCCTCTCCCGAGCAAATGCGGGGTAAATCTTTGGATGCCCGCTCCGATATCTACTCCTTTGGGGTGGTGCTTTATGAAATGCTGACGGGATCCATGCCTTTTCAGTTGGAAACCGACTCTCTGCACAGTTGGATCCATGCCCATTGTTACGAAACTCCGATAGAAATCAACCCAAACACTACTTCCCAGGCAATTCCTCCTGCTTTAGCAGAAGTGGTGATGGATTGCCTCAAGAAAAACCCGGATGAACGGCCCCAAACCATGCGGGAGTTGGGAGAACGATTGTTGCAAGCCTATGACTTAACCGTAGTGACCCAAGTGTCTCCAAGTCAGGCCAGCACAGAAATACTTCCCACTGGGTCAACCACAACGCCTTCTCCCTCTAGTGGTTCTGAATGGCCACGCCGAACCTTGGGAAGAACAGGTAGAAGCACAGGCTCTACTGCAGGGGGATTCGAAGATATCCGCGATGAGGATCTGGATCTCATTGAAGACGAACCCGTCTTCTCTCCTCCTACAGGGCCAGGGATCCCTTACTACATCACCGACCGGGAACTCTTACCCTCTGCTTCGCCTTCCCAGCCCTTGCCAGTAACAGAAGACTCCTCCGCATCACCTGACACCAAAAGAACTCCATCCACAGTTGTCCAAGCCGGTAGCAGCATTCCATCTCCCCCACCACCGCCCCCTGCTCCTCCCCCATCTGAACCTCCCCCCATCTCAGATAGCCCTCGCACCCATCGACTGCCTCAACCCGCAACCAAGACGGTTTTACAACCCTCGGGCAACGGCCTGAAGTGGGTCATGGCAGGAGGATCCCTGGGCGTCGTGACGCTGTTGGCAGCCTTTTTCCTGTGGCCCCGTCCGGAGGTGATTGAGCCTGAGCCCACCCCAACTCCTGTTCTCACACCCACTCCGACCGCAACACCTACCCCCCCACCTGAGACAACTCCAACACCCGAACCTACTCCCGAAATTACGCCGACCCCGACTCCAGCTCCAACGCCCACCCCAACACCCTTGGCAGAGTATTATCAGCGCCTGGATCTGTTGGCTAACGAAGCGGTGACCAACCGTAATTGTCAACCTGCTCTGGATTTCATTCAGCGGATTTTACAGGATTACCCGGATCAGCAAGCTCGACTGGAAGAGTATCGCCAGCAACTGGTTCCCCGTTGTACTCCGACCCCGCCCCCTTTACCTCAAACTCCGACTCCTACGCCTGTCGTAGCAACACCCACACCCGTTCCACCCCCTCCTCCCACCCCGACCCCAACACCAGTGCCACCCACTCCAGTACCGCCCACTCCCCTTCCTCCCACCCCGACCCCAACACCCACTCCTATTCCCACATTTACCCCTCTTCTTCCCCCCACGCCTCCCTCGACTCCAACGCCCGCTCCCACACCTGTTATCACACCTGTAACAACTCCCACCCCTGTGCCAGACCTAGCTCTGGGTGGACAATGGGTCTATGAGGGAGGATCTTTTGCCTGGCAGGGATCCACCTGTCGAGTCAATGCCACAAGTGGGGTACGAGAAACGGTATCTATCAGCCACAATGGAGGCCAGATCAGCATTACTTCCCCTAGCTTGCGAGAGCGTAGCGGCCAGTTCAGTAACAACCAATTTTCGGTAACTGGCAGAGCAGGAGGCGTTGGCACACCCAACATTACCTGGAGTGGTACCGTCAGTGCAGATGGGCGCTCCATTCGAGGAACAGCCTCCTGTGGTAGCGCAAGCTTCCCGATTACTCTGACCCGGCAGGGCTAA
- a CDS encoding bifunctional metallophosphatase/5'-nucleotidase yields MKLTILHTSDLHANLHPWNYFTGVPAEHGLAKLATLIRRVRAKTQDPVLLIDSGDTIQGSPLATYYAQVERVSPHPMAQAFNALAYDAFTPGNHDFNFGPQVLQDFVTDLNCPVLCANILRQNGDPFFQPYLIRTLQGIRVGLLGLTTPRIDTWERPDHIVGLHFAPILETAHHYLPLLRPQVDVLVVILHSGPTHLPPQRSPEHWRTPDRSDWRSNKSLTGENELLNLAQLEDINVILSGHTHQTIAGLERAKPLVVQPGFWGTHLSLVSLELEPQGQGWRVQGGQVDILSAAGIPPDPELLALTAPYHQTTLRYVHQPVGYARAPYLGGLAARLGANPLAELLHQAQLQAVREAGFPAELSLVNICSSTSLAAGPIRLQDAYSITVYDNTLCVLEVTGDILRRALEQTAGYFQQLDPDHLPADPAAVVTPDARGYTFDLYHGIDYRFDLTRPVGERLVNLQFRGRPVEPTQTFRLAINHYRAGGGGGYSMFQEAETLWISADSIRDFLVYYINTHSPLQPLHSHNWSLIPDLAEIYFPNRFSRPQKSLLVG; encoded by the coding sequence ATGAAATTAACGATTTTGCATACTTCTGACCTGCACGCTAATCTCCACCCCTGGAACTATTTCACTGGGGTACCTGCGGAGCATGGTCTGGCCAAGCTAGCCACCCTGATCAGGCGAGTGCGGGCTAAAACCCAGGATCCTGTCTTGTTGATCGACAGTGGCGACACCATTCAGGGATCCCCGCTAGCCACCTACTACGCCCAAGTGGAACGGGTCTCTCCCCATCCGATGGCCCAGGCCTTCAACGCCCTAGCCTACGATGCCTTCACCCCTGGCAACCACGATTTCAACTTTGGCCCACAGGTTCTACAGGACTTCGTCACTGATTTGAACTGCCCGGTGCTCTGTGCCAACATCCTCCGCCAAAACGGGGATCCTTTCTTTCAGCCCTACCTGATCCGAACTCTCCAGGGGATCCGTGTGGGACTCTTAGGTCTGACCACCCCCCGCATCGATACCTGGGAACGTCCCGATCACATCGTCGGCTTGCACTTTGCCCCGATTCTGGAAACGGCCCATCACTATCTGCCCCTGCTGCGGCCCCAAGTGGATGTATTGGTGGTGATCCTGCACAGCGGCCCCACCCATCTGCCCCCACAGCGCAGTCCCGAGCATTGGCGGACACCGGATCGCTCAGACTGGCGCAGCAACAAAAGCCTGACAGGAGAAAACGAGCTACTCAATCTCGCGCAATTAGAGGACATCAATGTCATCCTCTCCGGCCACACCCACCAAACCATTGCCGGACTGGAGCGGGCCAAACCCCTGGTGGTGCAACCCGGCTTTTGGGGTACCCATTTGTCGCTGGTCAGCCTGGAACTAGAACCCCAAGGGCAAGGTTGGCGAGTCCAGGGAGGACAAGTGGATATTCTTTCGGCAGCCGGGATCCCACCTGACCCAGAATTGTTGGCCCTCACGGCTCCCTATCATCAGACCACCTTGCGCTATGTCCATCAGCCGGTTGGATATGCCCGTGCGCCCTATCTTGGCGGGTTAGCTGCACGGCTGGGGGCCAATCCTCTGGCAGAACTGCTCCATCAAGCCCAGTTACAAGCAGTGCGGGAGGCTGGCTTTCCAGCGGAACTCTCCTTGGTCAACATTTGTAGCAGTACTAGCTTGGCAGCAGGCCCGATTCGCTTGCAGGATGCCTACAGTATCACGGTCTACGACAACACCCTCTGCGTTCTGGAAGTAACTGGCGATATTCTACGGCGGGCTCTAGAGCAAACGGCGGGCTATTTTCAGCAATTGGATCCCGACCATCTCCCGGCGGATCCTGCCGCTGTTGTTACCCCTGATGCCCGTGGCTATACCTTCGACCTCTACCACGGCATCGACTATCGCTTCGATCTCACTCGCCCGGTGGGGGAGCGTCTGGTTAACCTGCAGTTCCGCGGACGGCCTGTTGAACCGACCCAAACCTTCCGTCTGGCTATCAATCATTATCGAGCTGGCGGTGGCGGTGGCTACAGCATGTTCCAAGAGGCGGAAACCCTATGGATTTCAGCCGATAGCATCCGCGATTTTCTCGTCTACTACATCAACACCCACTCTCCCCTACAACCCCTCCACAGCCACAACTGGAGCTTGATTCCCGATTTGGCCGAGATCTATTTTCCCAATCGCTTCAGCCGGCCTCAGAAAAGTCTGCTGGTAGGCTAG
- the grpE gene encoding nucleotide exchange factor GrpE, whose amino-acid sequence MTSEEKQPMAPEDAYPELQEEEIDVEAELEKLILEDSEAETGATPGETSAEPTLAQSEALKQLQHELEVIRQQSKEKEESYLRLYADFENYRRRTQREKEEFSQKERQKFVLEILPVVDSFERAQQQVKLETDRERELHNSYQSVYRLLVESLKKMGVSRMKAVGQPFDPNLHEAIARQPSSEHPEDVVVTEYQAGYKLGDLVIRHAMVAVSEGSPEAEATAHEGIPAQESSTPEASPEPETSLPPENE is encoded by the coding sequence ATGACCTCTGAAGAAAAGCAACCGATGGCCCCAGAAGATGCCTATCCTGAACTACAGGAAGAGGAGATCGATGTGGAAGCGGAGCTGGAAAAGCTGATCCTAGAAGACAGTGAGGCAGAAACCGGTGCTACCCCAGGGGAAACCAGTGCCGAACCCACCCTCGCCCAGAGCGAAGCCCTGAAGCAGCTCCAGCACGAATTGGAAGTGATCCGGCAGCAAAGCAAGGAGAAAGAAGAATCCTATCTGCGCCTCTATGCCGACTTTGAAAACTACCGGCGCCGTACCCAACGGGAAAAGGAGGAATTTAGCCAAAAGGAACGGCAAAAGTTTGTGCTGGAGATCCTACCGGTTGTAGATAGCTTTGAGCGAGCCCAACAGCAGGTGAAGCTAGAAACCGACCGAGAGCGGGAGTTGCACAACAGTTATCAAAGTGTCTACCGTCTGCTGGTGGAGTCCCTGAAAAAGATGGGGGTATCCCGCATGAAGGCGGTGGGTCAACCTTTCGACCCCAATCTGCACGAGGCCATTGCCCGCCAACCCAGCAGTGAACACCCAGAGGACGTGGTGGTCACCGAGTATCAAGCAGGTTACAAGCTGGGAGATCTGGTCATTCGTCACGCCATGGTGGCGGTATCCGAAGGAAGCCCTGAGGCCGAAGCCACTGCCCATGAAGGGATCCCTGCCCAAGAGTCGTCTACCCCAGAGGCCTCACCCGAGCCAGAAACAAGTCTGCCCCCAGAAAATGAATGA
- the dnaJ gene encoding molecular chaperone DnaJ — protein sequence MARDYYEILGVGRDSSKEDIKRAYRRLARKYHPDVNKEPGAEDRFKEINRAYEVLSDNELKARYDRFGEAGLGGAAAGASGFQDFAGMGGFADIFESFFTNFSGAGTGYARSRNGPVRGDDLRFDLKLEFLEAIFGGEKQIRISHLETCPVCGGSGAKPGTDVKTCSTCGGGGQVRRATRTPFGSFTQVSVCPTCSGSGQVVEEACYNCNGEGLAQTTKKLRINIPAGVDSGTRLRVSGEGDAGRRGGPPGDLYVYLFTEADPDFQRDGLTILSEVRVSYLQAILGAKVSVPTVDSKAGLEEEVELTIPAGSQPGTVLTLEGKGVPRIGNSVARGDHQLTLVVEIPTRISSEERDLLMRLAELHGERINKRDGFLGGLLRGLAQMPGNREREEE from the coding sequence ATGGCTCGTGACTACTACGAAATCCTAGGGGTTGGCCGCGATAGCTCCAAAGAAGATATCAAGCGAGCCTACCGACGGTTGGCCCGTAAGTATCACCCAGATGTCAATAAAGAGCCCGGTGCTGAAGATCGCTTTAAGGAGATCAACCGCGCCTATGAAGTGCTCTCCGACAACGAGCTGAAAGCCCGTTACGACCGCTTCGGTGAGGCCGGCTTAGGGGGCGCTGCTGCCGGAGCGAGTGGTTTCCAAGATTTTGCCGGCATGGGTGGCTTTGCCGATATTTTCGAGAGCTTCTTCACCAACTTTTCGGGGGCAGGTACTGGTTATGCCCGCAGCCGCAATGGGCCGGTGCGTGGGGATGATCTGCGCTTTGACCTGAAATTGGAGTTTCTCGAGGCCATCTTCGGCGGAGAAAAGCAAATTCGCATCAGCCACCTGGAAACCTGTCCCGTCTGCGGGGGCAGTGGCGCTAAGCCCGGCACAGATGTGAAAACCTGTTCAACCTGTGGCGGCGGCGGCCAAGTGCGCCGGGCAACTCGTACCCCCTTCGGCAGCTTTACCCAAGTTTCGGTTTGCCCCACCTGTTCTGGTTCTGGCCAAGTCGTGGAAGAAGCCTGCTACAACTGCAATGGCGAAGGCTTGGCCCAAACCACCAAGAAACTGCGCATCAATATCCCTGCCGGGGTGGATAGCGGCACCCGCTTACGGGTTTCTGGAGAAGGTGACGCCGGTCGGCGGGGTGGCCCACCTGGGGATCTGTACGTTTACCTGTTTACGGAGGCAGATCCCGATTTCCAGCGGGATGGCCTGACCATTCTTTCGGAAGTGCGGGTGAGCTATTTGCAAGCCATTTTGGGGGCAAAGGTCTCAGTACCCACCGTAGACTCGAAAGCGGGCCTAGAGGAAGAAGTGGAGTTGACCATTCCAGCCGGCTCTCAACCGGGTACGGTACTCACGCTGGAGGGTAAGGGGGTACCTCGGATTGGCAACTCGGTGGCCCGTGGCGATCACCAGCTCACTCTGGTGGTGGAGATCCCAACCCGCATTAGCTCAGAAGAGCGAGATCTGCTGATGCGCTTGGCGGAGTTGCATGGAGAACGTATCAACAAGCGGGATGGCTTCTTAGGGGGCCTGCTGCGGGGGCTCGCCCAAATGCCCGGTAACCGGGAGCGTGAGGAGGAATGA